Below is a window of Solanum stenotomum isolate F172 chromosome 7, ASM1918654v1, whole genome shotgun sequence DNA.
AAATCTGGTCTTGAATTAAGGTTTACACATAAAGATGGGTTTATTTAATCTCATAATGTTTCATCtcaaattgtttttatttgtttaagcTTGAGTCAAGGTTTTCATTTGTATGTTATGAAGATGTTACAAATTTAAAAGTCTATGCAACCTATGTTGGTAGATATTTACAATATGTTTATACATACACATAATTGATTCTCTTTTCCAAAATTGTGAAGCCAGAAAAAGAAGCATTTTTCGCTCAGCTTGCTCATAGTGCAGGTCTCACTCGTATAATATCGTATTAGGCCAGACTGACTCACGTACTCCTTATCgtgtatattttatttagccAGAGTGCCAGACTTACTCACTCGTCTACTCCATATTGTTGATATAGTATTTGGCCAGACTCACTCACTCGCTTACTCCTTATCGATCTATATTTAATACTTTCTTCTATCTACGTAATTTAAAGGACAAAAACAAGAATGGAACCGTAAGCTCCTATGTTATGTATGTTGTTGTGTGTGTATGTTAGTAACATtgggaaattttaaaaagcccTCAATGATAATCAATATGATCACCTATGAGAGGTCATTTTGATTGTTGGGCTAATATCTTCTGTTTCTTTTAGTGTATAACCAAAAGGcatataatattttatcatcCTACGATTTCTGTTACTTTCTATTGTCTCTTGTACTTCGATATCTGCTTTGATATGCTTTTCCTTGAaccgagggtctatcggaaacaacctctctacagtctaccctccccagactgggtatgttattgttgttgtaggcaTATAGTTGGAGGTGTTTAGCTCATTTTTTGCGCCTATTTTCGTACAGTcacaaatgaagaagaaaagcaaAGAAACATTGAAAAAGGCACATGTTCATGCAAAAGCTAAGGTCAGGGAAACAGAGAAACTAGAAAGCACCTGGAAAATGGGTTCAGCTTCTGCATTAGTCATCAACGGCGAGAGGCTAGTACTCGCGAAGATGGGTGAATACAAAGCTGTAGTATGCAGAGACGGCGAAGCTTTTGAAATTAACAGAAAGCAACAGCAAACAACAAAGCCACATTGGTCACATAAGCTCTTCTCAGGTATgacataataatatatcatcctTTGTGAAATTTCCTTTTGATGTAGAAAAAACTATATAGCTGAGTTTATTGTTTTTTGGTTTGTATCAGCTGCCAAACGCTCACCTAAAGCTGGAGCTGATAAGCCTTCTAAAAGGTCGGAACTTGTTGTTGGTTCAGAAAGAATTGATCGCGATACTGAATTTGTTATCCTAGCTAGCCCTGGCGTATGGGAGGTAAGCTCAAAATCCAACActacaagaaataaaaaagagttaaTAGTCAGAAACACACCTAAAGTATCTTGTTTTTTCGAGTTTTATACCTGAACAACTATCAGTTATTCCCTTTTCCTACTTGAACGATAGTAGCCCACACACCTGATAGTTCATGTATGGAACTCGAAAAACTAATATACTTTCGGtgtaaaaagaaagaaaacgaaCCTTTGTGGCGACTGTTGATATCTGATCGAGAAATTTTTCGACAGGTCATGAAGCAGCAAGAGGCAGTGAACCTGATTAGGCATTTGGAAGATCCACAAGAAGCTGCTGAATGTTTAGCAAAAGAAGCGATAAATAGAATGAGCAAGAGCAATATTTCTTGCCTTATCATTAGATTTGAGTGATGCAGAAATGAGAGTTTGTGTAGAACTTACTAGCATTTGTGAATGAAACTACACATTTCATCAACTTTACATACTCTTTATGAGTAATGCTTCCCATTTACAGAACTGGGaagttatatttatatattaggaGTGATATATTTTTAGCATATTAAAGTTTGCTTTTTTCAAGCAATACTTCTGTAAGCTCAAGCTAGGATCTCAGAACTAGTTTTGGCAATgtcaagaaaaaagaatttcTAGATTATTACTTTTCTCTTTATACTGTTTTTCAttgaatattcatttttcttACGAAACAGACTTAAGATATGGGCAGTGAAGATTCATATAGTCGACCTGAATGTGTTGAGTTGTTGTTGTGGATATTGTTTCCACTTTTATATTCATTCCAATAAGCTTTTGGCCTTAAACCTCCTTGAAGCATAAGgttaaacaacaataacatgCTCAGTATAGTCCTACAAATGGGGTGTCGAGATGGTAAGGTGAACACATACCTTACCAGTACATTTGTGagtggggtagagaggttgtttctgatagactcCCGGCTCAAGGAGATAAACTTTTTGAGAAGATTTGGAATAATTGCAAGAGACAAAAGCTATGGTGGAAATATTGAAAGCTAAAAATAGCAAATATAACCAAAGTAAAAGAAACATCAGTAATAGTAAAATTGAAGTATAGGATAATGTTagtataacaataataaaattaataaggGATTAATAGGTGCTCCAAAGTAGAACCTTACTTGCCACTGGGGAGAGAAAATGCTCGACTACCTACTAATCATCTGCCTAATCATCGATATCCATACTCTCCTATCTAAGTCCTCGATGAGTTGAAAGTGTATATATCATATCTAATCACATCTCTCCAATTCTTCCTCGATCTACCTTTATCTTTCCTCAAACCTATAACCGCTAACATCCCACGCCTCTTCATTAGGACATATATGGTCCTCCGTTCACATGTGTAATCTATCGTGTCTCACTTCTCCCATCTTGTCCTCCATAGAGGCTACTCCCACCTTGCTTCGTATATCTTTGTACACTAAAAACAAGTTCATCACCCCTTATATGCAAAGAAACTAATGATGCAGTTCATCACACTGAAAACTAATGTTTAAACCCTTTATAGTTGCCTTATTGaagagaaattttattttactagcGAACAATACTTTGAAGACTAAAATTTTCAAGAGCTAAGTCAATGAGGACAGTAATGCATTTTTCTATGGATGGGAAAGAAAATTCTAAATGAATGACAGTGAAGTTTTGATACTTTGAAGCAGTAAATATACAATAGgaacttgcaaaattttcacTGCAAAACACCTACTATCAAATCCAAACTGTAGAGTACATTGAAAGTTGACATACAGTCGAAAGTATATACATTTCTCATCTTAACACAACACATCTTTACAGTAACTAAATTTACGAAAGGAACTGTTTTGGGAAGAAGTCATAAACAGCTGTGTGACTAATCACACCTCCAGCTGACAACCAGAGGAGCACTTGAATAATCTTGATACTGAATGCTGTCACCTTTTCTCGCTAGTCTTGCTTCGAAAGGGAGATAACAAAGAGAGGCGAGCTGTATGCAAGTGTAAACACCTCAGTTCCTCATTcatcaatataaataataaacatGTAAAACTTGCAGATAACATGAAATCTTACACTTCTGTGAAACATTGCCAGCAGTTGGGGTTTCATCTTGGGAGATCAAATTCTTCAAAGTGAAAACTGGAAGAGACAAGGTATAAGGTCAGTTTATAGATATTGACGAGCAACACGGGAGAACAAATTATTGTGGATTCCACACGTGAGGCGgcgtgttgagaatataataaaagtatgtaaaagtgtgctctctctTACGGCTTAAACCTTTAGATAAGacggtcacacacttcaacacaTGAATTTCAATTGTGCAGATGGGATTAGAGCTAAGCATTCAGGATTAAATCAAAGTTGTCCATTGAGTCATCTAGAGTAGATACACATCAAAGAAATCTTCCCAAAACTGTGCATGATGTTGAAAGACATGCCAGCCAAGAACTGCTTCCCCCATTCTTCTCAACTGACAACCCAATAGTACTAATCCCCTACCCCTACACCACTCCTTTCCAATCACAAACAGTTCTCTATTAAACTCgttttcttctctttgtataTCTTATTTTACTTGTCCTCTTGTTCTCTGATTTTGATGCTCCCTATTTGGCAAAAAGTAACACGCAGTGCTAATTTAAGAATTTGGTGTCTAAGACCAAAACCAAGCAAAGACACCATCCCTGCCTGGCTGCAGGCTCAAATGATAGCTGGTCATAAACTTCATTTTTGGATTTATAAGAaaactaatattatatttttggataaGATCATCTTTATAATGTAAAAAGGAAATGTGTCAATCGATGTTTTCCACTACTGCTATCAAATTAAGAGATCTTAAAGATCGTTACCTTCACTAGGCAAGGGAGCATTTGTGGCACTATCATCCTGCTTCATGCTATTCGTGCTTGAACCATTTGATTCTGCTCCTCCAGAGGTGTGATTCTTTTTTCCAAACCTCAGGAGGCGTTTAAAACCTTTTGGTGATTCCTTCACTTGAGTCCTTTCTGCAGCTTCTGGATTGTTATCTACTCTAACAGTGTGAATATCAGGTGCATGAGCTTTGCCAATTTCTTTAACTGTTGATCCTATGTCTGAGCTCGATGGGAGTGCTTTAGCAAACTCCAAGTTTCTGGTACAAGGGTCCTCTACAGATGAGACACGAGCATACGGAGCACGATAAACAGTACTTCCGATATTTGCAAACTTGGGTGTGTCATCTGCACAATTCGTCGCTGTCTGCAAATATTAAAGGTGGAAGATTCAATTTCTTCTGTTCAATATGCACAGCTaattcttcttttcttgtttttgagaATGAACAAGTAATGTTAATTCAATAAGAGCTCAAACAAGCGAAGcagaaattaaaacttttagCAATTAAACATACGCTAATGAGAATAACCCCATAGGTAACCATGAAAAGCATAAAATTAAATCCACTGGCATATAAATGATTACAAACATCCATAGGAGCAACATGCAACACAAATATATGATTTCTCTCCTTTATCAGTAAGTTTTGTTTAGGTGTATATTCTAAGTTTTCCAGACAAGGCTGTTTAAgtgaagatattttttttttccagttaaGCTTATGCGgctgaaaattaatttaaaaccaaCATGTAATTAATTGAAATGATAGCTCCCTGACAGCACAGAATATCAACAGATCAGGCACCCAAGAACACTAAAATGCCCCTAACCCCGCCGCCCTGAATACCCCTTCTTACCCCATGCCACCGAAGGAAAAAGAATCAAATGAGATCAAGTAGATTCATATTCCAGATAAAACTAAAACGCAATTTTGAGTCCGATCAGCAACTTTCTCagtaaaaagataaattaagttATCTATGCTGCTTCTGGAAAAAGGTTTGTTAGATCAAGACCATTTTTAATGAAGAAAATCAGGGACATTTTATCTTCATGATCTACTCATGGTAACTGTAATTACCATATGATCAACTGAGATACTAGTCACTGAACTGTAAGAAATTTTAGTAATTGTGTTGTGTAAATGGAAACATCAAAGAGTACCACCTCTTGATTTTACCCAACTCTAGTAGTCCTACCTCATGGGAATTTGACAGCTCTTGCAGTCGGCTAGGAGCAGGTGCTCTAATAAATCCTTCAAAGGGTGACGGTGGGTCACGTGTAGAGGCATAGTCAGTTCTCTCAACACTGTTAATGTTGTCACATTCTTCCACAGCCAAGTGCTCTGATGATGAACTGGGAACAGCCAAAGAGGgcttcttctccttctcaaGCATAACAACAGTTTTCTCAATAATGTTTTCATCTAGATCATTCTTGTATGATTCAATGACTTCAGATGCTACAGAAGGCCTGTCATTCTTCTCCATAGCTATGTTCTCCACAGCTGGTTTGTCTTGTCGTAAATCTGACGACTCTTTGGTGGTTCGGATTTTCAGCTCAGGAAGAGTTGCAGCCTTCTTTTTGTCAAGGTCTATGATGGCAGATATTTTCTTGCTCTCTGGCACATCAGAGCGCTTTGTCTTAGACACTGGTTCGGCACTCCGAGCCTTGGGCTTTGATACAAGTTCAGCACTTTGTGCCTTCCGTAAGGTACCAGGCTTGCTGCTGATTGCTTTGGGCTCTGATAGTCTTCTTATTCGTGCCATGGATGCCTTTGAATCAGGAGTAACATCATTGTTTCCTTTTTTCGGTTCAGACAAGGATGATGCTGATCTACTCAATTTGTTACCTGCCAATTTGCTGCCATCAGCTGATTTGCTGGCTTTAGAGCCCTTTTGCACACCATTTGACCCCAACGGAGTTCTTATTTTGGTTCTTTGCAATGGTGACAAGGATCCAGGCTCTGAGTCACTGAACTTAGATCCCCTGAAGGTGCCAGGAGAGCTTTTTGCTGGCAATTTTCTTGTTTGGATTGTTGGTGCTGGAGAG
It encodes the following:
- the LOC125871539 gene encoding putative protein phosphatase 2C-like protein 44, with protein sequence MGFKDFQLKMAKKLRLKKFIGKEGGNKKKRSGNGKRLPWMMPITHGYYVAEESRDGARPQTPQSNKVECDKVVVQREQVEEQEWWFCGVFDTRIGGGVTKYLQAHLFDNNLNESQMKKKSKETLKKAHVHAKAKVRETEKLESTWKMGSASALVINGERLVLAKMGEYKAVVCRDGEAFEINRKQQQTTKPHWSHKLFSAAKRSPKAGADKPSKRSELVVGSERIDRDTEFVILASPGVWEVMKQQEAVNLIRHLEDPQEAAECLAKEAINRMSKSNISCLIIRFE